From one Lolium rigidum isolate FL_2022 chromosome 4, APGP_CSIRO_Lrig_0.1, whole genome shotgun sequence genomic stretch:
- the LOC124706760 gene encoding uncharacterized protein LOC124706760 produces the protein MYRIIEHFALGMRRLELFGEDHNIRPGWLTLGKALSSSNFNKEAYLKNFTDRDGKVWQSNGGRNPPPDAPHLIVTTPEIESLRPKSPPHKNQQHQSISVPLGSSTNRRFGVSTPQNAVTVVGSETVMPPGWSSTPMAGFAMLEGGAGHESSCDSFGFSGTSYGRPGGDHMDFDTHR, from the exons ATGTATAGGATCATTGAGCATTTTGCTCTTGGAATGAGACGTCTTGAGCTCTTTGGTGAGGACCATAATATTCGTCCAGGTTGGCTTACTCTTGGGAAAGCTTTATCCTCATCAAACTTCAACAAAGAG GCGTACCTGAAAAACTTCACAGACAGGGATGGGAAAGTATGGCAGAGTAATGGAGGGCGAAATCCACCACCTGATGCTCCTCACCTCATCGTGACAACTCCGGAGATCGAGAGTCTCCGGCCCAAGTCGCCTCCACATAAGAACCAGCAGCATCAGTCAATATCAGTGCCCCTTGGCAGCTCCACTAATAGGAGATTTGGTGTGAGCACTCCACAAAATGCAGTGACTGTTGTTGGTTCGGAAACCGTGATGCCGCCGGGTTGGTCCTCCACTCCAATGGCCGGTTTTGCAATGCTGGAGGGAGGAGCTGGTCATGAGAGTTCatgtgatagttttggcttcagTGGCACCTCTTATGGAAGACCAGGTGGAGATCATATGGATTTTGACACACACAGATAG